The region tcgaaaaaaaaattaatttttgtaagaaTGAGTTAAACTGAGTTCAATTAACTTAATTTACTGGTTAAACGGGTTTGAATCATGTTGAAGGTGGATTGATCCACTTAATTCactaatacttttttataatatttcttttttaagatttttgttataattattaaatgcttctaattatatagtttcacaatttcatatttttaaatgctagaatattatttaataatatttaaataatttcaatgtttaattaatttgtttctcATGTTATTTaggttgatactttaatctttaactattatctttataataatatttcgagagggttaaatatgtttttgatccttcaacttttagtccaaattggaattagtccattttagAAACTTTGAACAAATTTAGTTCCTCATATTTAGAAAtgtgtaaatttagtcatttaaactaatttttttaagtttatttgatgtttcaaacgcgtttatcaaaaattaatattgaagtgaagatgtgttaaacaatataaacagactaaaatattataatgaaatgtgtttgagatcaaataaactcaataaaaatttgtttaaaggactaaatctaagtatttacaaaattgaggattaaattggttcaagactaatttcaattttcactaaaagttgaatcaaaaacatatttaaccatatttcAAGAATTAAGTGAAGATTTTGATTtcacaattataaaaattaaattaagtcaaTTCATTCTCATtgtaatgcaataaatatataaaaaattacaaaaaaattatttgtaagtgggtcaacccactAATTCACTATAGAATCAAGTAACAAAATTTTTGACTTACCAAAAAATGAACTGGATTAAactgatatttttttaactgaATTAAATAGTGTAAACCAAATTTGCTCACTTAAACATTTTTACGTGCACTAAAAAATGGGAGGAGTTAATCAGTTAAACCACTAGGAGTTACGACACCACCAACTGCAAACTGAATTCCCTTATACATCTCTCCTGATTGTAACGGAATGTAATCTTGATCTTATAAAGTCCAACTTCATCATCTTGCAAGACAatcattaaaaaacattattaaataaaaatcgaATTTACAaactaaaagtaattaattattatattaactaaattagatattattttataaattaaaaattattaatatctaaaatatttttattaataaaaggttatatttagtttataaattaaaatataaattagtttttaatattagctattaaaattttaattattaattcttcaacaatgtatatatttttttcttgaaactaTCATTCAATATATATCCTTTGTTAAGTCTTTGAGCTGAAAGTTTTTGCTAAAGTTTCATCTTACTTCGCTATTACAACAAACtgaataaaacaaatttaggtTGTATATTGATCCGGTGTTGGTGTAGGCATCTCTTAATATCTCTTAAAGCGACCTTGATGGCTGCCAGTTCCGATATACATAAAATTCAACTTTGACATCTTTTCATCGTAGATAGGTGGGTAATCATGGATAGGAATAGGTCCAATTTATATCGATGCTTGATCTAAATAATTGGATCATATTTAGCATctgaatcattttttttttctcaaaactagtttgaattttatttttaaatttcgaTCCAAATATTTGTGTTGAGATTTAAATTTAAGTTCAAATATTTAGGtcaagtttaaaatttaaaattcatttttttataaaaaaaaattaaattgaattttctacaACTTATATTGTTGGGACTGACTTGATTGAATTAGGTTGAATTTCGTCAAGGGCTAAATTGGTCGAATAGGCTAAATTTTGGTTGTGGCATATTAGACCAAATTTCAGTTGGTATCGATTCAGTCAAATTTTAGATGGGCTGACTCAACAAAATTTTGACTTGAGGTTGATGCAGCCAAATTAGGCCTAATTTTAGCATAAATGACTTGGGAAACTTCAATCGAACTTTGCAAGACTCGGTCGAATACGGTTGAATTTCGTTTTGGACCTACTCTATTGAATTTTGGTCGGGCCGACTCGATCGAATTTCGATCGGACCGAATTGGTCGAATTCAAATGGGCCAACTCAACCAAATTTATGTTAGGATCGACTCGTCAAATTTCAATCGGAGCTAATGCAGCTGAATTTGGCTGAGTTCAAATTAACCAAATTTTGGTAAAGGCCGACTTGGCCCAATTCAACCGAATTTTGGTTGAGGCTGACCCGACAAAATTTAGTTGAATTATGGCTGAATACTATCGAGGTTGACTTTGACAGGTCCGACTCAACCGAATTTCAGCTCGACTCGACCTCCTGCTCCAATCAACCTATCTTGACCTTTAACTTGACCCGGTCCAACTCAACCTTAGGCCCTGGTTGGTCCATCTCAACTTTCAACCAGTGTATACTCGTCTCGACCTTTGTCTCAGCTGGTCTGTCTCGACCTTCAGTCTCGATCCGTCCATCTCGATCTTCAGtctaatttaactaaaaatctatatttaaaatttgaattagatatttagatttttcaaatttaaaaatctagATTCAAATAATGATTTGAGTAAATAAATTGGATTTGAGTAAAAGTAGATCACATGAAGTaaagaaaagtatattttttggCTACCCGTAGTTGTAGATTTCTCTGCACGGTCCTTTCAGTGGTGATATTCTCTATGCTATTAAGCCCGAGTATAGTCAATTAACCACAACAAATCACTTAGCCCGAATATTACAAACCTATCATATTTAGGCTTAACTACCATTTTTAGCACAATATGTTACCCACTCAAACTATTCATCTCCACAGTTTCATGTAATCCTGTTAAATAATGTCATTTCCTCCCAATCCTCGACAAgagatatttcatatctcttcccttcttacttttttcttctctttagaTTTGTTGTTCCCCTCTCACTTTCATTTAGTCCCTTCTAACGTTCACTCGCTTTGAAGATAACCTCAACATAGATTGGAACAAATGCATGTGTCCAAACTTGTAAAATCaatcttagatattttattagtAATCTCCGACCAGGAATTCAGTTCTGCTAATTTTCCAATCATCTATCTTTTCATTTTTGGAGTTTACCGCTTTATCTAACAATCCTAATTAATAGATACAATTACCATTAatcatttacttttattttggttaaattattcatttggtcccaatttttgtatgtaaatttgaatttggtccctcaatttttaaaagtgttaactaggtccctaattttgataatttgtttCAATGAAGCCCCTTCCGTTAAAATGGCAGAAACGGTGTTAAGAGCACAATGACGTGAGAATGTTAGACTGAAACGTGTTATCgtgtcatttatatttaaatgcatTGAAAAACAGTTAAGAATTGCAATATATAAGTGATTTACTTTTTCTCCGTGATGACAGTGTGTTTGGGGACTCTCATTCCACTACAACCTTTAGGTCACTGCATTAAATTCAACCCTGCTCAATTCAATTTCAATGCAAACAAAACTTTTGAAACAAAAGATTATTGTgcatttatatattgaaattagttAGGTTAAGAAATTAACCAGTAGAGAAAGGCATGGCTGACCTAGAAGGAGGAGGTGAGGAACCAAGTGCTTCAAGTGGTTTCTTTTGGGTAGCAGCAGACTTTTTAAGGGATGGCCTTGCAGCAATTCCAGAAGCATTTGATGAAATCTGAGAGCTTAGCTGATTAATTTCAGAAGCAGACTTAAGAAATTAAACCAAGATCGCAATTCCACTAAGAACACTATGATTTCAGTTGTTCGAACGCCAACTTTCCAGCAATGTGATCCCACACCCTCACGATTCTTCTGCAAACCCCTCCTTCCTCCAATTTCGGCCACAAACACAAACCCTAGAATAAACCCCAATTTGAAGCCTAACAGAGACGCTCATTATGTTTTCTTACATATTAAATGCACACCATTTTTCGTTTTTtcgaaattaattatttattacagcATTTAAAATTACATGTGTACCACATTTAATGTGCCACTTCACTATTCAGTTCCGTTTAACATCTCCACGTCACTGTGCTCTTAACGCCGTTTCTGCCATTTTAACGAAAGGGGCTTCATTGaaacaaattatcaaaattagagACCTagttaacacttttaaaaattgagggaccaaattcaaatttacatacgaaaattgggaccaaatgaataatttaaccttttatttttaatagcaaacaaataaattatgcGTAgatctatatatattatacagtTTCCAtatgaagtaaaaaaataattcaaaagatacaatcTATATGATCTGAGGATTTACAAACATATTATAAAAtggttaagtatattttatgttttttaatttttgtaaaattttagaattagtccctttttaaaattttgatttaatttaattttttaatattagatttttaatcttgtcaaatttatttaattttcgaTATGATCTTGTCTGTCATtgttataaaactaaaatttataatttgtcgTGCCATAAGTTGAATTCGCGGGTAAACCGACTATCcaacatttttttcaactttttaggaaatgttttgttttatttttattttattttatttttgaattttttctttcttttgagcTTATTTATTTGCTTGTTTATGTGGACATTAAAAACATCAAAAGCCCACTTCACCTTCAAGGTCATATATCAGTACAATGGCAAAGAAATAGGAAAAATATCTCTATCAGTAACAATAGTTATCAGAAAACATCCACCACCATTCACTCTTTCCTCtataaaatcaaacatttgATAATCGAGATAATTGTCACTAccactttcatattttttgtcataTCACAAGCATAGTTAAAGGAAGAGATAGAAAAGATGGGCTTTTTGTATACATCGAAGAAGTCTTATGCAGTAACAAATTTAAGATCCtaaagaagataaataaatatataagattaaaaagataaaataactttttttatatattattctagtacactcaataaattttacattgttTAAGAATAGAAgtaaaatctaatttaaatacttcttctctctttcatatacgtcttttaaaaataaaatcgaaATTTCGcgtttcaaaacataaaatacctCAAGAAAAGCAACACGATGATGATTCCTACCAATAACGGCCGAATAAACTTTGATAGGGTCagaacatatattttataataattttattaaaactgaAAACTACGTTTATCCGTTGTGGGATTCCATACCCAGCATGGGGTCACATAAACGCAATGCCAAAAATAAAGGCTTTCACATCACTGTTGTTAAGACTAAGTATACCATAAAACGCATTCTCAAATTCAGAGGGACTACTTCCCATGATGTGGATGCTAGACAGGATATTCGTTCCTTGTGTGACTCCACTAGAAGAGCTTGAGAGTGACAATGGAaagagttatatattatatttttatcttaatataaaataccACGTTAATATGTTTCCATAttgtttagtttttctttttagaaaaatcattcatatttatttgcaattttttaaattcaagctgatattaaataattttatcaagtATACTTTTTACTTGTCATTTAAgcttaattaatttaaacatttatcataaaagtgaaaagaaaaacttatgTCTACTTATTGTATAGCAGATAACATTTGTTTATTTCTTGACCGTTATATAAATCgtaaaaaacacttaaaatgaatgaaagtaaataatatattccATCTTATTAGTAAAAATCAATATagtttctattaatttaaaattgagaaccgaaagaaaatatatcaaaacaaaatactaataaaagtttttcattttccaaaataaacttttttgttCGTGTACAATTGTGAAATATTAACTCAATAAATCATTCTGACATCTTAATGTTTCATTCAGTGATTACATACAGATTTAAGCTCTAAACaagtatattaaatattaacgCATACCAAATATTTACTTGTCTCTCTTAATTTATGCAGAGAcagaaatttatttatacaatacaatgttattacaatttccaaaatatatattaactatatgaatataaattattcattaaaaaatttaattcgaAAGGGATAAGAGTAAGAgtggaaaaaaattgaaattgggtaaactaattcataataatCCAAAtctatattatgaatttatcttaaatataaattcatatttttggattttaaatctaattcgcTTAATCAAGATTGGATTGATTAAGATTTGATCAATTTGAGTTATGAAAATTTGTGTTATCTGTGTAAACAAAGTTCTGAACGGTGctatgttaaagaaaaaaaaagaatctaaTTAGATTAGAACCCTGTGTGAGAGATACCAACCATTGGGTTGTCAGCAATGTTAATCTACCGGTTTTCTGTGGTTCTCATCAAACTCCTTCAGATATGATGGTAGAATGATGGTGATAGAACACAATAACATTTTCATAAAACTTTTTCTACGCAATTTCTCAtccgaaaagaaaaaaaaaacttatttacgtaaaattatgatataattttaaaacaattaggAATAGAAGAAGCAATGGAACATAAAACTCAGAAGGATAATCCTAGATTGACATGTTTTATAAgagaaaagtgaaaataatatgtaaaaatgTGTCACACTAATTTTTTTCGTACATAGAAACAGAATCAAATGGTGAAAGAACTTTTACATAACATGGCCAACTTATCCAACGCAACACGTGAAGTTCCACCTTCACCCAATGCTTCTGCAGCACTGAGTTTCATCTTGAAAATCCTCTGACGAATCTCTTTCCCCGTGTCCGATTCCATGAGTTCCCTCACTCGCTCCCCCAACTCACTCCCACTCACCAACCCATCTTTTTCCTCCTTCAACGCCAAAGCCACCTTCATTTCCTCAACCATAAACACCCTATTCAGCTTCTGCTCCGCGTACAATGGCCACGCCACCATCGGCACCCCTTCGCACACGGCTTCCAGCACCGAGTTCCACCCGCAGTGAGTCACAAACCCCCCCACTGAGTCATGACTCAGAATCTCCCTCTGTGGCGCCCAGTCCCGCACCACCAACCCCTTCTCCTTCGTCCTATCCAAAAACCCTTCCGGCAACAACTCGTCCAGACTCGGTTTCTCCTCCTCCGAGTCACCACCCTCCAACTCGGTCCTCACCACCCACAAGAACCTTTGCTCGCTCTTCTCTAACCCAATAGCAATCTCCTTCAACTGCCCCCTCGAGAACCACCCCATGCTTCCGAAACACAACAACACCACGCTCTGACTCGGTTGGGACTCGAGCCAACTCAGACATCCTTTGTCTTCTTCCCCGTATGGTGCAGAAATCAAGGGGCCCACACAAAACAACGGTGGCACGGTCGCATCCTCGTTCAACACTGTGTTGGGAATCAGAGTACTAGcacaagtactcacaactaaaatacaagatgaaaataaaggaacaaaaaatagataataggcaatgaatataatttatttaaggaaagaaaaattacataccATTCTCTCTAATCCCAAGGAGAAAATAATGACAACCCCTCTCTTGGAAATAAGAAAAACTAATGCAAGGAGAAccttaaaggagaaactaaccTTCTCTCTTGGAGGAGAAACTACtattctctcttaattcttctctcaagCCAAATAAAGTATAAGGAATAGAGAGGGAGAGACTTTGGGATGATTTCCTAAGGAAACACTAGactccttttataacattaaaagtaagtCCCAAACTAAGTTCCCACCAATGTGGGACTTCTATTCTCACAATCTCCCACttgaagattttgatgaaattaatcAAATCTTCACACCATGCTTTATTCTCTGCTTTCATGTTGCTTGTTCTTCTGGTAGACTTCAGTAGGATCGAATCCACGTAGACTTCATTGACACATAATTCTGATCCTCCGAAACGCAATGCAACACCCGAGGTTCCTTCTAAGGACCTCTTGTCAATACTTCACTACTCTCCACCAAACCCGCCATGAACCTACTAACCACTCCCACTGCTTGTGCAAtgtctggtcttgtacacatcaTAGCATTCATAAGGCTGTCCACCACCGATGCACTCGGTACTCGAGACTTCTCCATCCTCTCCGCTTCACTGCTAGGACTCATACGTGAGGAACAATTGATAGAAAGTGGGGTCGAAATTGGCTTGCAATCTTGCATGTTGAAGCGTCGCAAGATTATCAGTAAGTATTTCTTCTGGGAAAGCCAAACCttcctatcttttttttttttgtctcggTGTATTTGCATCCCTGAAATCCTTGTTTGCTGGTTCCTAGTCCTTCTTCTCATACTTCCTAGCCATTTGTGCCTTCAATTCCTGGATTTGAACTTTGTTGGGGCCTACCTccaacatgtcatccacatacaacATCAATGGTCTAAATACCCAGTCTGTTGTAACTGAGGCTTATGAAGGAATCAAATCTCTGGTACGAACACCTGAGCTCTCTTTAAACCGTACTGAGATTTGTTCAACCATGCAAaccaagttttcttgttctttaacGCCTTCTGGTTGGAGCATCATTTCATTTCTGCTTAACAATAACCTTGTGGGTAGTGGGACCCACAGGTGGTACCCCTTCACATTGTTAGCATAGCCCAAGCACTTAATTTTCCCCAGTTTCAAGCTCTACTCGTGCTTTGGATTCCTTGAACTGGTAACAACACATTTGACTTTCTCTTGATGTAGTACACCCACAATCTCCTGGAGTAAACTTTGATTCTCCTAGTGATAACTCTGGTGATTCCCTTACATCAGAATAAACCAAGTCTTcttgtgttttcctttttttttttttttctggtagTCAAACTAGCAATCTGCGATCTATGACTATGTTTGTTGGCTTACCACACAGTGCTCGTGTAGAGATAAAACAACCTTCTTGAGCCCGAGTAAGAGATTACGTTCTGCATGGATTTACAAACTTCGCTCTGACTTATACCCAAGTTTACGATGTCACATCAACATCGCTTCTTCTTGACTTGTCGATGCAACCATTGCATTAGCTTCCTGCAACATATCTCCCAAAAGCACATACACATTTGCCATGATCCTCTGAGCTTTCATGACTTACCAGATCTCTCCCCTTCTTCACAGAATATATTCGTCCTCCGAGGTATTTGCCATACAACCTTGTGAGGTTGATGCCTCAGAGTTCTTTCCTCCATTCTTCAAATGCCAACAATCTTTCTTCACATGTCCTCTTTTGCCACAATGGTAGCATTTGAGATGCTTCTTACTTTGACATCTATCATGAGACTGACTCCCACTAGATCCACGTTCTGTTGATCTACCTCTCGTCATCACCAAAGCTTCTATTTGCCTTGCACTTTCCACCATATCCTCTTTGTTCTTTCGTCTGGATTCTTCTTCAAGAACAGCTCCGGCAACATCCTCAAAGCGTAGGAGGTTAATAACgttgtaatttgtaatgttgATGACAAGCTGATCATACGAATCAGGTAAACTCTGTAGTAGAAGCTCCGCACGTTCATTTTCAATTACGTTGAAATCTGTCGCTGAAAGTTGGgcaaacaatgtatttagattGTTGATGTGGTCTGTCACCGATGTGGACTCACTCATTCGAAGAGTATAGAGTTTTCTCTTCAAGAATATTCTTGTGTGAAGTGACTTAACCTCGTACAGGCTTGTGAGAGTATCCCAAATCTCCTTTGCTGTAGTCTTCTCCGCAATGCTGGATAAAACCGTATCTGCCAATGCTAAGTGCAAATTTGCTATAGCATTGTTATCTATTTCCTTCCACTTTTGATCTGTAATGCCCAcaggtttttcttcaattgccGCTAGACAATTGTCCTTTCTCAAAATTGCCTTCATCTTCAGTTTCCACAATGAGAAATTTTTCCCATTGAACCTCTCTATCTCGTATCTTGTTGTCATGGTTTTAAAACCGACTTATGCACTTCTCACTATGAATAGTACTGTCTACTGGAACAATGGAGGCAGACCGTGAACCAGTGCACCAGGTAattcccaggaaagagaggtgggtCACTAATGGACACGCTTaagtaccaagtctttcctagccagaacTTTCCTAGGCATGCACTTTCACACTACCACACTTTATCCACTATCACAGCACTATTCTAATGACAATAGCAGCGGAATATAATCACACAATTACCaacagctctgataccactgttgggaATCAGAGTACTAGcacaagtactcacaactaaaatacaagatgaaaataaaggaacaaaaaatagataataggcaatgaatataatttatttaaggaaagaaaaattacataccATTCTCTCTAATCCCAAGGAGAAAATAATGACAACCCCTCTCTTGGAAATAAGAAAAACTAATGCAAGGAGAAccttaaaggagaaactaaccTTCTCTCTTGGAGGAGAAACTACtattctctcttaattcttctctcaagCCAAATAAAGTATAAGGAATAGAGAGGGAGAGA is a window of Vigna unguiculata cultivar IT97K-499-35 chromosome 4, ASM411807v1, whole genome shotgun sequence DNA encoding:
- the LOC114181375 gene encoding isoflavone 7-O-glucosyltransferase 1-like isoform X2; protein product: MKDTIVLYPNIGRGHLVSMVELGKLILSHHPSFSITILILTPSSNATFTQACNSNARYIAAVSATIPAITFHSVPMAQLPLDTPSLPPHLISLELSRHSTQNVALALQSLAKASNIKALVMDFLNFSNPKTLTQNLTTNFPTFFYYTSAASSLIVLFYFSSVFPKQVQDQRFLLRFPGLPAMSMDDFPNESSDPLSHTNQIFDQVGEAMKGSSGIIINTCEAIEEKAIAVLNEDATVPPLFCVGPLISAPYGEEDKGCLSWLESQPSQSVVLLCFGSMGWFSRGQLKEIAIGLEKSEQRFLWVVRTELEGGDSEEEKPSLDELLPEGFLDRTKEKGLVVRDWAPQREILSHDSVGGFVTHCGWNSVLEAVCEGVPMVAWPLYAEQKLNRVFMVEEMKVALALKEEKDGLVSGSELGERVRELMESDTGKEIRQRIFKMKLSAAEALGEGGTSRVALDKLAMLCKSSFTI
- the LOC114181375 gene encoding isoflavone 7-O-glucosyltransferase 1-like isoform X1, translated to MKDTIVLYPNIGRGHLVSMVELGKLILSHHPSFSITILILTPSSNATFTQACNSNARYIAAVSATIPAITFHSVPMAQLPLDTPSLPPHLISLELSRHSTQNVALALQSLAKASNIKALVMDFLNFSNPKTLTQNLTTNFPTFFYYTSAASSLIVLFYFSSVFPKQVQDQRFLLRFPGLPAMSMDDFPNESSDPLSHTNQIFDQVGEAMKGSSGIIINTCEAIEEKAIAVLNEDATVPPLFCVGPLISAPYGEEDKGCLSWLESQPSQSVVLLCFGSMGWFSRGQLKEIAIGLEKSEQRFLWVVRTELEGGDSEEEKPSLDELLPEGFLDRTKEKGLVVRDWAPQREILSHDSVGGFVTHCGWNSVLEAVCEGVPMVAWPLYAEQKLNRVFMVEEMKVALALKEEKDGLVSGSELGERVRELMESDTGKEIRQRIFKMKLSAAEALGEGGTSRVALDKLAMLCKSSFTI